In a genomic window of Physeter macrocephalus isolate SW-GA chromosome 14, ASM283717v5, whole genome shotgun sequence:
- the LOC102994383 gene encoding cystatin-C has product MAGSPRTPLLLLAVLALALALAVSPAAGQGPRKKGLVGGLMEADVNEKGVQEALSFAIKEYNKQSNDAYQSRAVRVVRAFKQVVYGMNYFLDVEVGRTTCTKSQANLDNCPFHDQPHLKNQKLCTFHVHVVPWMNTFALVKFSCQDE; this is encoded by the exons ATGGCCGGATCCCCGCGCACGCCGCTGCTTCTGCTGGCCGTCCTGGCCCTCGCCCTGGCCCTGGCCGTGAGCCCTGCGGCCGGGCAGGGCCCCAGAAAGAAAGGCCTGGTGGGCGGCCTGATGGAGGCGGACGTCAACGAGAAGGGCGTACAGGAGGCGCTGTCCTTTGCCATCAAAGAGTACAACAAGCAAAGCAACGACGCCTATCAGAGCCGCGCGGTGCGCGTAGTGCGCGCCTTCAAGCAG GTTGTGTACGGGATGAACTACTTCTTGGACGTGGAGGTTGGCCGAACCACGTGTACAAAGTCCCAGGCCAACTTGGACAACTGTCCTTTCCATGACCAGCCACACCTGAAAAAT cAAAAGCTGTGCACCTTCCACGTTCACGTCGTCCCCTGGATGAACACCTTCGCCCTGGTGAAATTCAGCTGCCAGGATGAATAG
- the LOC114487540 gene encoding uncharacterized protein produces MAGELGLQLWWACDSFNGKLQKKWPCDLQAAEKASFPQLPQTLALGEAMWRGPRGAHQTAPEALPAKAGITGCQTRHTGAVCPLSCGPRGAETLASPADSAPPPECIGFLLSLCFPLTHSASSGPQLVVTHGWQPQGEGNGEDQGTLELYFPATVEYAVHVFNQRSQDRNAYKVVRVLRSWKEPANGIVFSTELQLGRTRCGKFDEDIDNCPFQASPDVNNVRHATAALRLHGRGRCLGAGGVRSDDNAVPRDTEGHLQDGAQPGRPAPVTCTPLACLAAAPQVTLGSGCS; encoded by the exons ATGGCAGGGGAGCTGGGCCTTCAGCTCTG GTGGGCTTGTGACTCCTTCAACGGAAAACTGCAGAAGAAGTGGCCCTGTGACCTTCAAGCTGCAGAGAAAGCTtccttcccccagctccctcaGACACTTGCCCTGGGGGAAGCCATGTGGAGAGGCCCCCGGGGTGCCCACCAGACGGCCCCAGAGGCGCTCCCGGCCAAAGCCGGCATCACCGGCTGCCAG ACCCGGCACACAGGAGCTGTGTGCCCGCTGAGCTGTGGCCCCCGAGGCGCCGAGACACTGGCGTCTCCTGCAGACTCAGCTCCGCCTCCTGAGTGCAttggcttcctcctctctctctgcttccccctcactcactctgcCTCCTCCG GTCCCCAGCTCGTGGTGACTCACGGCTGGCAACCACAAGGGGAAGGGAATGGTGAAGACCAAGGAACCTTGGAGCTTTACTTCCCTGCCACCGTGGAGTACGCCGTACATGTATTCAACCAGAGGAGCCAGGACAGGAATGCCTACAAGGTGGTGCGCGTCCTGAGGTCGTGGAAGGAGCCG GCAAATGGCATCGTGTTCTCCACGGAGCTGCAGCTCGGCCGAACCAGGTGTGGGAAATTTGACGAAGATATTGACAACTGTCCGTTTCAAGCAAGTCCAGACGTGAACAATGTAAGACACGCGACAGCGGCCCTCAGGTTACACGGCCGTGGACGCTGCCTCGGGGCAGGGGGTGTGCGGAGTGATGACAACGCCGTTCCAAGGGACACGGAGGGGCATTTGCAGGATGGAGCCCAGCCAGGCCGGCCAGCCCCGGTCACTTGTACGCCCCTGGCCTGTCTAGCCGCTGCACCCCAGGTCACACTGGGGTCAGGCTGCTCCTGA